In Macadamia integrifolia cultivar HAES 741 unplaced genomic scaffold, SCU_Mint_v3 scaffold_22A, whole genome shotgun sequence, the sequence CCATTCTTCAGCTTGGAGGAAAGGTTAACAATGATTCCTTTCCAAGGCCAAACAAACAGGTCATCTTGCTCAGTGGACTTAGCTTCTGGCTTCTAAAGGCAACATCTGAATGCTTTACTTTGTACTTTCCAGCCTTCAGTTGTTCATATGGTTTCTCTTTGGACTCATCAATCTCAGATTCATTGATATCTGAGTCTTCTTCTGAATCATAGTCCATTTGACTAACCAAATATTAACTGGTAGCAAGCGTGGGAACTAAATGGGAAACTGCAAGTGTGAGATAATCAATTAAACTCAGCATCAGGATGAGAAGAGAGAGCATAAAAATAAGATAAGAAATTGGTCAACAGTAGCAGAAAAGTTAGTTGGTCAGACTGAGGCTCCATTATAGTATTTCTCCAATAAATCAAATACTCACAAAGATTAACTGCATTAGTGTCTTATTGGGAGAGGGTgggcaattttttttattttttatttttttttggggggggggttgggtggtggggtggggtgggggtggcataaacaaaaatgtgaagctgATTCCCAAGCTTCTATAGCCAACATGATTCTAGACGAAAGCCAATCAATTGAGACTTATAGATAAGAAGGATAAGAACAAGGAATATGTGGACAGAAGGATAGAGCAGAATGGCTAAGGTGGCTATGTGCTCACTGAATGAATATCAAGCTAAACAAATATCTTTTCTTGATGGAAGCAAGATCTGCCTGGTGCAATTGCATGAAATGCTGAACTATCGAGAAATAGCATCTTCGCGAAATCAGCAAGATTGGTATAAGGATGATAAAATGACTAATGAAAATACTTGAAAAGGAAATTTCAGGAATGAGTTAGTAATGAGCCCAAATAGGGGATTGCAAAAGTTGATTACACCAATACTTTGAACATGTATAGTGAGTTAGAGTAGCAGCACTGGTGGGAAAGAGCAGTTAAATGTAGTTGTAGAAGAACAAGGCAGGAAGCAAAATGGGAGCAGATTTAAAGGTGCATTGCTTAAAAAACAAGTAACAAAAGCAGGAAATTAATCCTGTTGTGCACCCAATTTAGAGAAGGCAATTAGGATAACAATGAAAACAATGGTCATTATAAATACAAGAAATGTTTATCAAGGAGACATAGAAACAGCAGTGGAATATCTGTTATGAAATATGAACAATAAATAAGATAACAAGTAGAAGACTTGGTCACCACAGTTTGTATTTGGATTGATTGAGAGAGCAGCAATCAACTCTAAGCTTTAGCCCAACTACTTGGTACAAATCCTGCACATGGTTCCACCTTAACTAAGGTCATATAAGCCATTAACTCATAGACATTCACCACTTTAAATTTCCCAttgtcatcttctttttttcgctaaagggtcatgtatattaagaaaaaagggaaaaaagtagAAACTGTACAAAGAAGATCCATAAAAAGAGGatccaaagaaaaacaaaaaaccagaaATCACCCCACCTAGAACCCACCcccacctacggcattgccatcagcggaaAGATAGGTGCTAggccaaaaaacagaaattgaaaactaataaaatctgaatcgcGATCTGCCCATCGCATCCTCAGCCATGAAGTCAAGCACCTCAGGAGGCCATGCCACCactgatgtagatgcttccttcTTAGCAGCCATCTGCGCCAGGAAATCTGCTATAGGGTTTGCCTCTCGAtaacaatgagtgattttccatcttataccattgagataagaaataagggaagaccACCTTTGCCAAACAAACCACGGGACCCAGCCCCTTTGAAACATGAGCACCACAGCGcccgaatcacattcaatccacagagatgcacaattcagctctcttgctctctcaatTCCTTTAATTAAAGCTTGAAATTCAGCATGGAAATTTGAAGCTATTCCTAAATAGGAGCTATAAATCGCTATAATCTGGCACTTGCTGTCCCTTATAATGCCACCTGCTCCTGgattccctggattacccaaggaCGAGCCATCACAATTTAGCTTCCACCATCCATCCATCGGAGGCAGCCAGAAAATTTCTCGCACCCCTTTAATCTTCCTTCTTGGCACCTCTATATTAAGCTTCAAGCATCTCTCAGAATCTAGTCGAGATTTTATTCTGTCACTTTTTCCTGGGCCACGTCTTTTAATCTCCTCCATTATTGTATGAAAGACTTGACCATAAGATCGATGCAGACCCCTAAATCTCCTtgaattcctttccatccaaataaagtatGGAACAAGAATCAAACCAGCCATCCACATTTGAGACAGTCTAATGGCTTTGGATTTTTGAGTCCACCATGAAACATGCGCTGAAAAATCATCCCCCTGATAGGACCAATGAAAACCAAAGACTTCAGCAAACGCCCTCCAAATGTAGACAGCTCCATCACATTCCACAAACAAGTGATTTATAGACTCCTCAGCCTTATTGCATACCTCACACCTAGAAGGGAGCGgcactccttttctttttaccttgtcATCACAAGGAAGCTTTCCATGCATAAGTCTCCATCCAAACACTGATTGGCGGGGGATCAAAACCGAGCTCCACACCATTTTTGCCCAGCCCACTTTAGGAGAAACCTTTCTCAATGCTTCCCAGGCCGATTTAGTGGAGAAAGCTCCTAAGGAGGATAGAGACCAGCAGCATCGGTCTTTCTGACCCTGTGGCAAGGATATATTCCCTATAGCTTTGAATATATCTTTTAAAAATTCAGACTGAATAGGGGGAAAACACCACTTACCATCTTCAATAAAATCTGCCACTCTGCAATTGCTATGAGAAAAATGagacaaagggaggggggagagctcAGCAATAGACAAAGGACCTATCCATCGATCCTTCCAAAAAAATATGTCCTCACCTGTACCCACCATCCACCGCTCAGATAGAGATACAAAGTTCCACATCTTCGCAATTCCTTTAAACACCGAAGATGCTCTATAACCCTTCTTGAGGTCTCCACCTTCATTCACAAATCTAGCCCGCAAAAAGGAACTAAAAGCAGATCCTTCATGCTTCATTTGCCACACAAGTTTGCTAATCACTGCACAGTTGACATCCCTTAATCGCCTGATACctaaacccccttcctccttaggtcGGCATATCTCTTCCCATTTCATAGTGATTTTCTTCACTGTGGAAATATCCCCAGACCATAGGAAATTCCTAATCCAGCGTTCCACCGTTTTAATCACCgattcaggccaccaataaatggaaaaattatgaatAGGCATACCTAAGATCACAGACCGAATGAGCTCTGCACGACCAGCCATTGAAAGGAGTTTGCCTTGCCATCCCTGTAATcgagatttaattttatccataagaggaagcatcctatccttcttgacagtgcccttgaagatctcaaccccAAGGTACCTCGTCGGAAGAGAGCAAATTGGGATACCCAGCAGATCAGAAATATACCTCTTCCTGTGAGGGGCgactttgccaaaaaaaacCTTACTCTTCTCCAAGCTTATTTTTTTGCCAGAAAATTCTTGGTAATTACTCAGAAATTCTCCAAGACATCTAACATGTTTTGCTCCTGCgttcatgaagataaaaatatcatccgcGAAAAGCAGATGACTGGGGACAGTAGCACCTCTAGGACCAGGGAGCGCCTTCAGTTTTCCCTCCTTTAATAGACCATTTAGACCCCTGCACAAAACTTCTTCTGCCAAAATAAAAACCATAGGAGATAGCGaatccccttgtctcaaacctTTCTCAACTCCAAAGAAACCCACCGGACCACCATTCAATAACACTGAAATTCTAGAAGAAACcaagatttcatgaatccaagCTAACCACACATCCGAAAagccaaattttttcaagaccgcaaaaagaaaatcccatgacAATGTGTCATAGGCTTTCTGCACGTCAATCTTAATACCCATGCCACCCCCTCTGACAGATGTATGTAATAAATTAGCAAGCTCAGAGGCTAATCCAATATTAGATGAAATAATCTTACCTTTCTGGAACGCCCCTTGCTCATCTGACACCAATCGAGGAAGAAGGCAAGATAACCTCTCAGCCATGATCTTTGATAGGACTTTACAGAAAAAGTTTGCCATGCAGATGGGGCGAAATTTATCCAGAGAGACtgctccctccacctttggaattagCGTCACAAAACTGTTATTTACCCCATTCGGAAGCTTCCCACCGCGGAAGAAAGCAATCACAGCCCCACAAAAATCGTCACCCACTATCTCCCAACACTGTTTAAAGAAAGCACCTGGGAACCCATCAGGgccaggagagctatctggatCCAACCCCCAtaccaccttcttaatctcttcTCTGGCAGGAATAGCTTCTAATATGGAAGAGTCCTCCCTATTCACCTCATTAGGAATCACCTGCAACAGCTCCATATGATCTATGCAATGGTCcgctttatgaaaattttcaaaaaaaaatgacacatatTCTGCCATCTGCAGCGGCTCAGAGACCATTGTaccatcttgttttttcaaagcACGAATGCTGTTTTTTATACGTCGCACCTTAACCGatagatgaaaaaattttgagttacGGTCTCCAAGTTTCGCCCAATTGCAgcgagctttttcagcccaaagtTTTTCGGGCATCTCCACTGCTTTCAAGAGCTTAGATTTCGCCTCTGCTTCTCTGGAGTATAACTCATCAGACATCCCTATCTGGTCAATAGTTCGCTGGACTTCCTCCACTTCTGCAGTAGCATCTTTAAGAGCTACATCCAAGTTAGGGAAAGTCTGTCTTGCCCACCCTTTTAGAGCACTCTTAACTGCCCTTAATTTATATGCCAGCCTGCCAATGGGACCACCCCTAACCTCCCTAGACCACACATCCCTCACCAGGTCCACAAAGGATTCCTCTTCCATCCAAAAACGATGAAGTCTGAACGGGGCATTTCGAGGCTTAGGAATCGCTGCTGAGGAAAAAAGGATTGGAGCATGATCTGAAATTGATCTATGGAGCACCTTCTGACCACAATCACCAAAAACGTCCAACCATTGAGCATTGAAAAAACTTATGTCAAGCCTTGCCGCTACATGTCCTCTACATCTATTGTTTGTCCAGGTAAAATTGGATCCTTGGGAAGGAGAGCTAATCAAATCACAAGCATCCACCACGGCCTGGAACTCTGCCGCGGAACCCACATTGAATCTACCAGGACCCCTCTTCTCATGGGAATATAATGTGGCATTAAAGTCCCCCAAAACAACCCATGGACAGGACAGGGCAGCCACAATGCCcatctccacccaaagattCCTACGCTCTGCCCTGAAACACGAAGCATGAATCACAGAAACCACAACCTGCTGACCATTCCAttgcatagaaactgaaatcatctGCTCTGAGGACTGAACCACCACAGGCCTCGCAAGAGAATTTTTCCAGACTACCCAGAGGTTTGGCACTTTATCAAGACGGGAGTTATGGATAAATTCAGACATGAATCCCAATCGATTAAAAAAACGagcagggaaagaaaaagaatccacCATGGGCTCTGCAATACACACCACATCAGGGGAGTGATCACGAAGAAAAATATGCAACGCTCTAGAAGCCGCTGCCTTTCGAACACCTCGGATATTCCAATAGAAAATCCGCATAATTAAAAAGATGTTCCATCAGACTTGTCCGACCTCAAGGTCTGACCaccacctttctttttctttttctttttctcccctgcGTCAATTCCTTTCTCAATCATCTCTGCTGCATTGTCGACCACTTGAACTCCCATCTgagcaatctccttcctgctcAAAGGGAGCTGCAATGGGGCAGTATACTCCCTATTCATCACTGTACGACCCCCTTGCCGGTCAGACCTCCTCGAGAACTACCTAGGGACACCCCTGTCCTTTTGTGACGAGCAGAAGACCTCACCCCACCCTGAGTGGAGGATGCAATAGCCTTGCTCACCTGCTGCTAAAGCTCCAACGGTCCAGTGATTAAAACTGAACCCAACTGGTTCGGTTCTCCTTCCTTAACCATATCCCGGTCTGATTCCTGCCCAGATTCAGAGGAAGACTCCTCATCCGACCGGCCCACCTCATCATCAGAAAATAACGCCTCCTTATCTGAATCAGAAGATTCAGACTGTATTTCCTCACTATCATGAGCTTCCTTATTAAAAATCTCCCCCTCCTTAGCCGTTTCCAGATTTtccaaaataggaataattgaattgtgagatggagaaatcaaatcaattaaaatctcaCCTTCTTCCACATTTGGTAACTAAGGCAGAGAATTAAGAGGAAAACAAGATCCCGCCAGTACTCCATCAGTGTTCACacgttttgaatttgaaatcacaAGATCGTGATcccttctttccaaagaagtgTTGATGCAAACCGGTGAGTTACTCGTTCCCAAGTTGACTCTATCTTCTTCATACACCGCCCCTGGTATCTCTGCATTGGCTCGAGCATTCTGCCGCTCGTCATAGGCCTTCTTTTCTCGGCAGGCGTGAACTTGGTGCCCCAGTTTTTTGCAGAAACCGCATTTGCCCAATGAATCCTCGTATATCAACTGCTGCTTGAACCAGAACAAAATTTGAGTCCCAGGCTGTTTACGTTCCACTTGGATTTCCTCCAGCCTTGGAACCCCCACTTCCATCTCCACCAGAACACGAGCATAATTTCCGTATATAACGCTCTTGGTGCGTTGATCGAAACCAACTGGCCTCCCTACTGCCTTGGCCATTGTCAATAATaccttttcatgccaatattccagaggAAGATCTGGAAATCGCACCC encodes:
- the LOC122071462 gene encoding uncharacterized protein LOC122071462, with product MVDELPDPVHAGNSTKVIILQEAYEDRLLKYRFALIGRINFRFLSLDDVRREARDSWKLKGKVKMIPMGKGFTIFQFESEHDMAQMWKRSPVKIGGQLVRFQRWRPDFSIHEKLINKVLVWVRFPDLPLEYWHEKVLLTMAKAVGRPVGFDQRTKSVIYGNYARVLVEMEVGVPRLEEIQVERKQPGTQILFWFKQQLIYEDSLGKCGFCKKLGHQVHACREKKAYDERQNARANAEIPGAVYEEDRVNLGTSNSPVCINTSLERRDHDLVISNSKRVNTDGEGEIFNKEAHDSEEIQSESSDSDKEALFSDDEVGRSDEESSSESGQESDRDMVKEGEPNQLGSVLITGPLEL